CTTAGCACGCACTACAGGGCTGCTCCACCAGGCCAGACCACTGGTCTATCCACTCTCTCCGCGAAGTAAAGTCACCGCACCATTGACCGATAGAGGTAGCGAAGAGATCCATTCGCCGGCTGGCGTCATGGACAACCGTGCCTCAATGGCGCTCACAGGTGACTATGCATACGACGCTGCAGAACACACACTCCGGAGACTCCGCTGAGCCACGGACCACCATGCGGTCGTCGATACTCCTCCTCATGGCCTTCGGCCTCATCATAGGGCTCATCCTCATGATGGCAACGAGGAGGCCAGCCGTATCTTGCCCGGAGGAGTTGATCGGCACATGGAGTACGGCCGCACCGGGCTATGAAAGCGGCATGCTGGTGATGACCAAACACGCCGTCGTTTTCAGTGCAGGGGGGGATCATCTCGATGCTCAAGCGGTTCGTCGGCTGGAAACCGTCCCTGAGGGGCGCCGCGTGCTCTACACACTCGTCTACGGCAACTCTCGAAACGAGGAACAGACGCTCGTATTCTTCTACGATTCTCGCGAGCAGACCATCACCTTCAAAAATCAATCCCACCTCATCTGGACCAGAACCATGGTGGAGTCGTGATCGCCTACTTCAAACGGCGACAGCTCTTCGTACATCCCATTCAGTACTGGTTTGTCGCCACGACGCTGGTGTATTTCTCATGCCTCTTGATCGTGCTCTACGGCGCGGTCTTCCTCCCGATGGCACAGCCCCTAGAAACTCCCACGGTCTCCTGGGAAGAACGTGCCCAGGTCGCGACCCAGATTCTGGAGCTGAACACGCGGGTGTGGCCCTGGCTGCTCGTGACGTTCCTCGGGTTGCTCCTGCACTCCATGTATTTCATGCACCGCATCGCCGGTCCCCTCTATCGATTCGCCACACTCTTCCGATCCATCGGAGCCGGGCACCTTCACCAACGCGCCAGATTACGGAAACACGATTATCTCCATCGGGAAGCGCGGGACTTCAACGCCATGCTCGACTATCTGGAACACCACATGGCGCTGCTACATCGGCATGGCACAGCCATAGCCCAGACCTATGAGGATGCGGTCCGTCCGATCCAACAGCAGTCGTCGAACCAGTTGAACGCTGCGCTCCAAGCGCTCGAAACGGATATCTCCCAACTCCAGCTCTGCGTCGCGGCATTCAAGCCACAGGAGGCACCGCTGTCACCCTCTCAACTGTCCCTTGAGTTTGCGGATCGGGTCACCGATGACCCACCGGCCAGGTTGAAGGCGGCATAGCCATGAACGACGTGCTTCCCGTCACGAGCAACCCGACTCCGTCCACTGAAGCGCCACCCGCCTCTTCAGCGGCACATCCGCCCCTGCGCCATCGCCAATCCGGGCTACAGAACCCTCACACACAGAGACGACGGCTGGCCTTCGTGCATCCGATTCAGGCGCGCCTCCTCATCCTGACCCTCACGTACACAATGATGATCGCGCTGCTGTTGGCCATCCCCGTGTTCAGGCCCCTCATGCAAGCCCTCGACAACCCGGCGCTCTCCTGGCAGGAGCGAGCCGTCGTCGCAACCGACTTGCTCAATCTGCACGCCCGATACTGGCCTTGGGCACTGGGAGCCGTGGCGGTACTGACCATCCATTGCCTGCACTCCCTGCGGGTGGTGCATCGCATCGCCGGCCCCCTCTATCGATTCAAGCAGCTCTACCGAGAGATCGGCGAGGGCGACCTGTCCATCAGAGCGACACTCCGCCAACACGACTACCTGACGCCTGAAGCAGACCTCTTGAATCGGATGACGGCCCAACTCCAGGCCAGAATCAGCACAAGCAAACAAGCGCAGACAACGCTGGCGTTGGACGTCGAACGGCTCAAAGAAGCCGTTGCCCGTGAACACAATCCAACCCTCGCCACACTCGTGCAACAGACCGAACAGGATCTGGCGAGCCTAAAAGAGTCCCTCGATTGGTTCAAAACTCATAGGGGATAGACACTTGGACCGCAGCCTACACAAGACTCGTCAGCGCACAGGTCAGGCAATCCAACAGACGGCACCTGGCGCATGGGGTACCGCCACCGGCTTCACGTTGATCGAACTCATGATCGCGGTGGCAATTGCCGGCATTCTGGCTTCCTTGGCCGGGCCGACCTATACCGACTTTCTCTATAAAGCACGGATTGCAAGGACCGTCGCCGAGCTTCACGGCCTGGCCAAAGAGCTTCAAGGCTTTGCCCTTTCAGCGGGGCAATACCCCGACACCCTGGCGCAAATTGGCCGGAGCACGTTGCTTGATCCATGGGGGAATCCCTATCAGTATTACCGGATTAATTGCGGCCCCGTTGACATCGGCTATCTCCACCAACCCGATCGTCCTGATGGGGAATCTGAAGGCCGTATCATTCCCGTCGCCGATCCTTCCCCAGCCCATGCAGGACGGATACTCCTCACAGTCGGAAACACCCATACCCAGAAATTGATCCAGCTCGTTGCGGGGAGTGGCGGTGGAAGCAGCGCGAGCGGAGGCGGAAGCAGTGCGAGTGGAGGCAGCAGCACCCCGAGCGGAGGCGGTGGCCCACCCTGCGGCGGGGTCGGAGGAGCACGGAAGGATCGCTTCCTGGTTCCGATCAACTCCGATTTCGATATTTACAGCATGGGACGGGACGGACAGACCGTCGCTCCTCTCACGGCTCCCAAGAGTCACGATGACATTATTCGCGCCAGCGATGGTGGCTTTTACGGCCTCGCGGCCTACTTCTAATTCGCGGGAATCATGAAGGCATTATTCTCCACGTCCCTGCTCCAGAGTCGCATCGCCCGCCGCATGCTGGGGCTCTTCATACTCTGCGCGCTGGTTCCAACATCGATCCTTGGCTGGGTGTCGTACCGGCAAGTTACCGATCAGTTGATTGCGCAATCCTCGCTTCGCCTCCAACAGGAGAGCAAGGCCCAGGGGATGGTACTGTACAACCATCTCCTGACACTCAAGGCGGATCTCGATCGCCTCGCCGATGGACTGCCGCAGGACGGACCCGTCGTAGAGGACTCGACACTCACCGCGTCAGTAAAGGAACTGGGGCACCGTTTCCGGGAGCTGCGCCTACTAAAGTACGACAGCCCCTCGCATCACCATCTGAACGAGACGCAGGTGAGCCACCTCAAGGCAGGCAAGACGCTGCTCCGGTTTCAGTCCGCCGCCAACAACCTTCGGGACATTGTTTTGACTCGCGCCGTCAATCCGGATCGATGGGAGGCCGGCCTCCTCTCAGCCTCAATCGATGAAACGCTACTCTGGGGCATGCAGTCAAAAGACATGCTGCCGGCAGAAACCGACCTGGCCGTTGAAGGCCATGACCGGCGGATCCTCTACTCGACCTTTCAGGAGCGGATCGCGCTCCCGACGCTCCAACGGCAGGACCTGGCCGCCCCTATGACAGAAGCGTTCGTCTGGCACTCGGGTGAACACGACTACGTCGCGGGCGCCTGGACGGTGCCCCTGCGATACATCTTTCTTGCAGATCCCTGGATCGTCGCGCTGAGCCAAACGAGAGAGTCTGCCCTCGCTCCAGTTGATCAGTTCCGGCACACCTTTCTTCTGGTCATCGCCTCGGCGTTGAGTCTCGTGGGGCTGCTCAGCCTCTCGCATATCCGCCGGAGCCTGCAACCGGTGACCCTCTTGCAGGAAGGCACAATGCGCCTCGCCGGCGGAGACTTTACGACTCGCGTCACCGTCACGAGCCGGGACGAGTTTGAAGACCTGGCCGCCTCGTTCAATCGTATGACCGGCCAGCTCAGCCAACAGTTTCACATGCTGGAAACTCTCTCGGCCATCAGCCACGCCATCCTCTCCAGTCATGAGCCCAAGGCGATGACGCGGCTCGTGCAGTCTCGCATCTCCGAAACCGTCGCCTGTGACGCCGTGGGCATGGCGCTGATGGAATCGGGCCGCCCGGGATCGACGAGCCTGTCGGTGCGGCACCTGAACTCCTGGTCGGAAACTGAATTTACCGAGACCGGCTGTCGGTTTACTGAGGCGGATCTGGCCTTTCTCCAGATTCATCCACACCATGCCATGCTGGGAGCCACCGCCTTGCCCGATTATCTGACGGGCCTCAGAGCGCTCCAGCTCACAAGTTTCGCGGTCTTTCCGATCTTCGCAGACACACTCGTCACCGGCGCGCTGGTGCTCGCGTATCGGCCAGGGAAATCCCCTTCCGCCGACGATGTCGTCTCGGCCCGTCGGTTGGCCGATCAAGTCGCCGTCGCCCTCACCAACAGCCGTGCCATCGAATCGCGCGTGCGCGCACAGATGGAGCTCGTCGGAGCCGTCGAGGCGAAACACGAGGCCGAGGAGCGGGCCACAGTGTTGCAAGCCGAGAACCAGTCGCTGGAGACAAAAGAAGAACGGCTGCGGCATCAGCAGACTGCTACTCTGAACCTTGTCAAAGACCGGACGGTATTTGAAGGCTCACTGGCTGAAGCGGCCCAACTGGTCACGACGACGGCCGCCCAGGCCCTCGGAGTCGAACGGACCAGTGTATGGATCTTTGAAGCGAGCCGCCGCCTCCTCTACTGCCTCGACAGTTACGAACGGTCCACGGGGCGTCATGGACCGGAACCCACGCGGTCGCTCTCACGATATCCTGACTATTTCGAGAAGCTCCAGCGCGGGCAGGTCCTCGCGGCTGCGCAGGCACAGCAAGATCCACCATTTCACGAGTTAACGTCCGACGTCCTTTCGCCGCGTGGCATCAGTTCACGGCTGGACGCCCCGTTTCATACCAAGGCAGGCTTGGCCGGAGTGGTGACGGTCGAACATGTGGGGGCTCCAAGAGAATGGGCCGCTGACGAACAGCAGTTTGCGCAAGCCCTCGGAAACTTCATGACGCTGGTGCTGGAGGCCGCTCGCCGCCGCGAGGCCGAAGAAGCTCTGGCCATCGCCAAACTCGCGGCCGAAGACGCGACCAAAGCGAAAGCGGAATTCCTCGCCAACATGAGCCACGAGATCCGGACCCCGATGAACGGCGTGATCGGGATGACCGAGATCCTTGCGCACACGTCGCTGTCCGACACGCAGCGCCACTAGGTGGAGACCATTCACAACTCCGGCGACACCTTGCTGGCCCTCATCAACGATATTCTCGACTTCTCGAAGATCGAAGCCGGGAAACTGGAAATCCAGCCGGCCGCCCTCGACCTCCGAGACCTGGTCGAACGCACGGCGGAACAGTTAGCCGAGCGTGCGCAACGGAAAGGTCTGCAGCTGCTGGCGGAGTATGATCCATCGGCGCCTACCGCGGTCATCGGCGATCCCATTCGCATCCGCCAGATCCTGACGAATCTCCTCGGGAATGCCATCAAGTTCACCCAACAGGGGGACGTGCGCGTACACGTCACCGTAGACGTGCCGCCGCCACGAGAAGCCGGGCCGGCAATCTTCCGCATTGCGGTCAGCGACACAGGAACCGGCATCAGTTCCGAAGGCCAGGCGAGGCTCTTCCAATCGTTTTCTCAAGTGGATGGGTCCTCGACCAGGGTCCATGGCGGCACCGGCCTGGGACTCAGCATTTGCAAACAACTCAGTGAATTGATGGGCGGCACCATCGGGGTCCACAGCGTCATCGGGCAAGGCAGCACGTTCTGGGTTACGCTTCCCTTGCCCGTACAAGCCGAGCCCGACGCCTTGCACGTGCCCGATCCTGCACTCACAGGGGTCCGGATTTGCGCCG
Above is a window of Nitrospira sp. DNA encoding:
- a CDS encoding GAF domain-containing protein → MKALFSTSLLQSRIARRMLGLFILCALVPTSILGWVSYRQVTDQLIAQSSLRLQQESKAQGMVLYNHLLTLKADLDRLADGLPQDGPVVEDSTLTASVKELGHRFRELRLLKYDSPSHHHLNETQVSHLKAGKTLLRFQSAANNLRDIVLTRAVNPDRWEAGLLSASIDETLLWGMQSKDMLPAETDLAVEGHDRRILYSTFQERIALPTLQRQDLAAPMTEAFVWHSGEHDYVAGAWTVPLRYIFLADPWIVALSQTRESALAPVDQFRHTFLLVIASALSLVGLLSLSHIRRSLQPVTLLQEGTMRLAGGDFTTRVTVTSRDEFEDLAASFNRMTGQLSQQFHMLETLSAISHAILSSHEPKAMTRLVQSRISETVACDAVGMALMESGRPGSTSLSVRHLNSWSETEFTETGCRFTEADLAFLQIHPHHAMLGATALPDYLTGLRALQLTSFAVFPIFADTLVTGALVLAYRPGKSPSADDVVSARRLADQVAVALTNSRAIESRVRAQMELVGAVEAKHEAEERATVLQAENQSLETKEERLRHQQTATLNLVKDRTVFEGSLAEAAQLVTTTAAQALGVERTSVWIFEASRRLLYCLDSYERSTGRHGPEPTRSLSRYPDYFEKLQRGQVLAAAQAQQDPPFHELTSDVLSPRGISSRLDAPFHTKAGLAGVVTVEHVGAPREWAADEQQFAQALGNFMTLVLEAARRREAEEALAIAKLAAEDATKAKAEFLANMSHEIRTPMNGVIGMTEILAHTSLSDTQRH
- a CDS encoding methyl-accepting chemotaxis protein, giving the protein MNDVLPVTSNPTPSTEAPPASSAAHPPLRHRQSGLQNPHTQRRRLAFVHPIQARLLILTLTYTMMIALLLAIPVFRPLMQALDNPALSWQERAVVATDLLNLHARYWPWALGAVAVLTIHCLHSLRVVHRIAGPLYRFKQLYREIGEGDLSIRATLRQHDYLTPEADLLNRMTAQLQARISTSKQAQTTLALDVERLKEAVAREHNPTLATLVQQTEQDLASLKESLDWFKTHRG
- a CDS encoding prepilin-type N-terminal cleavage/methylation domain-containing protein, which gives rise to MDRSLHKTRQRTGQAIQQTAPGAWGTATGFTLIELMIAVAIAGILASLAGPTYTDFLYKARIARTVAELHGLAKELQGFALSAGQYPDTLAQIGRSTLLDPWGNPYQYYRINCGPVDIGYLHQPDRPDGESEGRIIPVADPSPAHAGRILLTVGNTHTQKLIQLVAGSGGGSSASGGGSSASGGSSTPSGGGGPPCGGVGGARKDRFLVPINSDFDIYSMGRDGQTVAPLTAPKSHDDIIRASDGGFYGLAAYF